One stretch of Candidatus Thermokryptus mobilis DNA includes these proteins:
- a CDS encoding anti-sigma factor family protein, whose translation MKHEKIKKLVSEYIDGELKKNIELVEEHLKSCDECSQLVELHNLVREVMSEGIVEVSPYIFTKVLARIRERKLKQGVWDYVIGFAREIAIALVFIFLLLLGFELISRGTRVRIEEAVLGDTPSIQKVMSSGGELTKDEVLELTLTINGDRKK comes from the coding sequence ATGAAGCACGAGAAAATTAAAAAGTTGGTCTCTGAGTATATTGATGGTGAATTGAAAAAGAATATTGAACTTGTTGAGGAGCATCTTAAATCTTGTGATGAGTGTTCTCAATTGGTTGAGCTTCATAATCTTGTCCGTGAGGTTATGAGTGAGGGTATAGTTGAGGTTTCTCCTTATATTTTCACAAAGGTTCTGGCGAGGATTCGCGAACGAAAACTGAAGCAAGGTGTTTGGGATTATGTAATTGGATTTGCTCGTGAGATTGCGATCGCTTTGGTTTTCATCTTCTTGCTTTTGCTTGGATTTGAGCTTATATCAAGAGGGACTCGGGTTAGAATTGAGGAAGCGGTTTTGGGCGATACACCGTCAATTCAGAAAGTTATGAGCTCGGGTGGGGAATTGACAAAAGATGAAGTACTTGAGCTGACATTGACAATAAACGGGGATAGGAAAAAATGA
- a CDS encoding efflux RND transporter periplasmic adaptor subunit, which produces MKRKIIRVLILVLVLVAAGLAVAFYLNNRNSGQYPLKTAKVDVGDIEVYVTTTGTLNPVTLVQVGTQVSGTIAKIYVDFNDAVKKGQILAQIDSTFLAAQVRDAEAQVERARAQVNQAQRELNRIKELYAKNLVSQADYDQALTNYETALAQLKSAEAQLERARVNLKYSTIYSPIDGIVISRNVDVGQTVAASLQAPTLFTIANDLRKMRVEANVDEADIGKVKPGQTVYFTVDAYPDEQFVGRVSQVRLQPINVQNVINYTVIIDVENKELKLKPGMTANVKILIDKRENALRIPNLALRFKPDPQDKRFAKAMEEMQKRREEFMRRRQQEGGSPGFFGPQGGFGGQDVQRQGQFLGGSRAIVWVIDENKNPKPVFLRLGITDGNYTEVVGGNLKEGDEIITGYIFPTASNNPSRTQQPFQFRGRTPF; this is translated from the coding sequence ATGAAAAGAAAAATTATTCGTGTCTTGATACTTGTTTTGGTTTTAGTTGCAGCTGGGCTTGCAGTTGCATTTTATTTGAATAATAGAAACTCGGGGCAATATCCGTTGAAGACGGCAAAGGTAGATGTTGGAGATATTGAGGTTTATGTGACGACAACAGGGACTTTAAATCCTGTTACGCTTGTTCAGGTTGGGACGCAGGTTTCAGGGACGATTGCTAAAATTTATGTTGATTTTAATGATGCGGTTAAAAAGGGTCAGATTTTGGCTCAAATTGATTCAACTTTCCTTGCTGCTCAGGTCAGGGATGCTGAGGCGCAAGTTGAGAGAGCAAGGGCACAGGTCAATCAAGCACAGCGTGAATTAAACAGAATAAAAGAGCTTTACGCGAAAAATCTCGTCTCACAAGCAGATTACGACCAGGCGTTGACGAATTATGAAACGGCGCTTGCGCAGTTGAAATCAGCTGAGGCTCAGCTTGAAAGGGCTCGCGTTAACCTGAAGTATTCAACGATTTATTCACCTATAGATGGTATAGTTATTTCAAGGAATGTTGATGTCGGTCAAACTGTTGCAGCAAGCTTACAGGCGCCGACCCTTTTCACGATCGCAAACGACTTAAGGAAAATGAGGGTTGAAGCAAATGTTGATGAAGCAGATATAGGGAAAGTAAAACCAGGTCAAACTGTTTACTTCACTGTTGATGCTTATCCAGATGAACAATTCGTTGGGAGGGTTTCTCAAGTTCGCCTTCAACCGATCAACGTTCAAAATGTGATAAATTACACTGTCATAATTGATGTTGAGAATAAAGAGTTAAAATTGAAGCCGGGTATGACAGCTAATGTTAAAATACTGATTGATAAGCGTGAGAATGCTCTTCGGATACCGAATCTTGCGTTAAGATTTAAGCCAGACCCACAGGATAAGCGGTTCGCAAAGGCGATGGAGGAAATGCAAAAGAGACGTGAGGAATTTATGCGTAGAAGACAACAAGAAGGTGGAAGCCCTGGGTTTTTTGGTCCACAGGGTGGATTTGGTGGACAAGATGTTCAAAGACAAGGTCAATTTTTAGGTGGCAGTCGCGCCATTGTTTGGGTTATTGATGAAAATAAAAATCCCAAACCCGTTTTCCTTAGACTTGGGATCACGGATGGGAATTATACTGAGGTCGTCGGTGGGAATTTAAAGGAGGGTGA
- the nusG gene encoding transcription termination/antitermination protein NusG, with translation MDLNWYVLQTKPKQEDRVEAWLNFAKIEVFNPKIQEVRLINGKKKKIAVPLFPCYVFAKLHPGLFDIVVYTRGVRKILGINGRPKPIKESIIETIRERLNGDAHIYMSESYFDSVAVKPGDYVLVVDGPLKGFIGIVDKVNSLKSIVILISMDYQVKAEVHNFLLKKIEPDVLE, from the coding sequence ATGGATTTAAATTGGTATGTCCTTCAAACCAAGCCGAAGCAAGAAGATCGTGTTGAAGCTTGGTTAAATTTTGCAAAGATTGAAGTTTTTAACCCTAAGATTCAAGAGGTTCGGTTAATTAATGGAAAGAAGAAAAAAATCGCTGTTCCACTTTTCCCGTGCTATGTGTTTGCAAAGTTACACCCGGGTTTATTTGATATTGTAGTTTACACGAGGGGGGTTAGAAAAATTCTCGGTATAAATGGGAGACCAAAGCCGATAAAGGAATCAATCATTGAAACAATAAGGGAAAGGTTAAATGGGGATGCACATATTTATATGTCTGAAAGCTATTTTGATAGCGTTGCAGTTAAACCCGGCGATTATGTCCTTGTCGTTGATGGACCTTTGAAGGGTTTCATTGGGATTGTTGATAAAGTCAATAGTTTGAAATCAATCGTCATTCTCATTTCAATGGATTATCAAGTCAAGGCAGAAGTTCATAATTTTCTTCTCAAAAAAATAGAACCCGATGTTTTAGAGTAG
- a CDS encoding DUF819 family protein, with protein MFQKFFRYLPPVIWIYFLPMLSSAIGIIPRESELYEWTKLYILPSALVLLLLSANIPVIMKLGFKAIIMFLTGSFGIIIGGPIVLLVFKHWLPPDAWKGIAALSGSWMGGSATMLAIAQSIKTPESLLAPLIVVDTVVGYGWMGVVIFLSAFQDKVDEFNRVDKTILIELNKKMQKLTESRKRFLNFIDFATMIFVAFGVGTLSLKLGKLLPEIGVIITNYTWGIIIATTIGVALSFTKLSELEYSGSSHVGNFLLYLLLASVGARANIYGIFETPIFMLMGAVWILIHASCLFVVGKLIKAPMFLMATSSQANIGGPVTAPIVASVYQSALAPVGLLMAVAGNIIGIYGGLLCSQLCYLVSKL; from the coding sequence TTGTTTCAAAAATTCTTCAGGTATCTCCCGCCTGTTATTTGGATTTATTTCCTGCCAATGTTATCATCAGCCATTGGAATTATACCAAGGGAGTCAGAACTTTACGAATGGACAAAACTTTACATCTTGCCATCTGCTCTCGTTCTACTGTTACTTTCAGCAAACATTCCCGTGATAATGAAGCTTGGTTTTAAAGCGATAATTATGTTTCTAACGGGTTCTTTCGGCATAATAATTGGTGGTCCCATTGTTTTACTTGTCTTTAAACATTGGTTGCCCCCAGACGCATGGAAAGGCATTGCTGCTTTGTCTGGCAGTTGGATGGGTGGAAGCGCAACGATGCTCGCCATTGCACAAAGTATAAAAACACCCGAATCTTTACTTGCACCATTGATCGTTGTTGACACCGTCGTTGGCTACGGCTGGATGGGTGTCGTTATATTCCTATCCGCATTCCAAGATAAAGTTGATGAATTCAACCGAGTTGATAAAACAATTCTGATTGAACTGAACAAAAAAATGCAAAAACTGACTGAATCAAGAAAAAGATTTTTAAACTTCATTGATTTTGCAACAATGATATTTGTCGCGTTCGGTGTTGGAACCCTATCACTAAAACTCGGGAAACTACTTCCAGAGATTGGCGTAATCATCACGAATTACACTTGGGGTATTATAATCGCTACAACCATTGGCGTAGCTTTATCCTTCACAAAATTATCCGAGCTTGAATACTCTGGCTCAAGTCATGTTGGGAATTTTTTGCTTTATCTTCTCCTGGCTTCGGTCGGGGCAAGGGCAAACATATACGGTATATTTGAAACGCCAATCTTTATGTTGATGGGCGCTGTATGGATCTTAATCCATGCCAGTTGCTTATTCGTAGTCGGAAAGTTGATAAAAGCTCCAATGTTTCTGATGGCAACAAGCAGTCAAGCAAACATAGGTGGTCCGGTCACAGCTCCAATTGTCGCCTCTGTTTATCAGAGCGCACTTGCCCCAGTAGGACTTCTCATGGCTGTAGCCGGAAATATAATTGGAATCTATGGCGGATTGCTTTGCTCCCAACTTTGTTATCTTGTATCAAAATTATAG
- a CDS encoding MinD/ParA family protein, with protein sequence MIDQAESLRKIVSERIKEKRAKAHVIAIGSGKGGCGKTNLTLNLGLLLSKNGKRTLIFDADLNLANVDILLGITPKYRFLNFINGDVDLKDVIVKVREKLELIPANSGIVDFPKVSGERIFQVIDDVLNLEDNFDFILIDTPAGISEEVVKVLGYADDYILVVTPEPTSIIDAYAVIKIVYYRTGKQSVKLVVNNVNSQTNPSEIAERLSIAADKFLGVKVNHIGSIPYDPAVPKSVMMQKPFVESFPRSNASIALMKIAENLLSLDKVKKQNSFFWRLTQTCGL encoded by the coding sequence ATGATTGATCAAGCAGAAAGCTTAAGGAAAATAGTTAGCGAGAGAATAAAAGAGAAAAGAGCAAAAGCACATGTGATAGCGATAGGAAGTGGCAAGGGTGGATGTGGCAAGACAAATCTCACTTTAAATCTTGGTTTACTTCTCAGCAAGAACGGGAAAAGAACACTTATATTTGATGCTGATTTAAACCTTGCAAATGTTGACATCCTTTTGGGGATAACGCCGAAGTATAGATTCCTCAACTTTATCAACGGCGATGTTGATTTAAAAGATGTGATTGTAAAGGTAAGAGAGAAATTGGAACTTATACCTGCTAACTCAGGCATAGTTGATTTCCCAAAGGTTAGTGGTGAGAGGATTTTTCAAGTGATTGATGATGTTTTAAACCTTGAAGATAATTTTGATTTCATCTTGATTGATACTCCAGCGGGGATTTCGGAAGAGGTCGTTAAAGTGCTCGGTTACGCAGATGACTACATACTTGTTGTGACGCCAGAACCGACTTCAATAATAGATGCCTACGCAGTGATTAAAATTGTCTATTACCGAACCGGAAAACAAAGCGTAAAACTTGTTGTAAACAATGTCAATAGTCAAACCAACCCAAGTGAAATCGCCGAAAGATTATCAATCGCAGCTGATAAATTTCTGGGTGTTAAGGTAAATCACATTGGCTCAATCCCATATGATCCCGCTGTGCCAAAGTCGGTGATGATGCAAAAACCTTTTGTTGAATCATTTCCAAGGTCTAACGCTTCAATTGCCTTGATGAAAATAGCCGAAAATTTGCTTTCCCTTGATAAAGTAAAAAAACAAAATTCATTCTTCTGGAGGTTGACGCAAACATGCGGTCTTTAA
- a CDS encoding RNA polymerase sigma factor: MTLKEFKGIDEVEIVKKAIEGDEKAFEFIVKKYQNKVGNLIFKIVGDSSVVDDLTQEVFLKVFESLKDYRFGSAVYTWIYRITVNVCIDEIRRRQRHRTLSLSEVVSQNPKAEPSYSPVEKSAERRELREIIEKAVSKLPIEYKTALILREFEDLQYEEIAKILKVSVGTVKSRIFRARKLLAEHLKEYREILK; encoded by the coding sequence ATGACATTGAAAGAATTTAAAGGAATTGATGAAGTTGAAATCGTAAAAAAGGCGATTGAAGGAGACGAAAAAGCGTTTGAGTTTATAGTTAAAAAATACCAAAACAAAGTTGGAAATTTGATTTTTAAAATCGTCGGAGATTCAAGCGTTGTTGATGATTTGACCCAGGAGGTTTTCTTAAAAGTTTTTGAGTCACTGAAAGATTATAGATTCGGTTCTGCCGTTTACACTTGGATTTACAGGATAACAGTTAATGTTTGCATTGACGAGATAAGACGAAGACAACGACACAGGACTTTGTCACTCTCTGAAGTTGTAAGTCAAAACCCGAAGGCTGAACCTTCTTATTCTCCGGTTGAGAAATCGGCGGAAAGAAGAGAGTTAAGGGAAATAATTGAGAAGGCGGTTTCAAAACTTCCAATTGAATACAAAACTGCGTTGATACTTCGTGAGTTTGAAGACCTTCAATATGAAGAGATCGCAAAAATACTTAAGGTCAGCGTTGGAACCGTTAAATCAAGAATTTTCAGGGCAAGAAAACTTTTGGCTGAACATTTAAAAGAATACAGGGAAATTTTGAAATGA
- a CDS encoding GumC family protein: MEKIGTNGQTFFQEEETINLYEVIQVLYRGKWLIILIFILVVLATAIFTFMQDPIYESTAVILIEKGKKGLGLAQAFDITGFSEQRNIKNEIEILKSRSLAEAVAKKLIERVYVEPEKKSDTILVILPSRKELKEGIKPFAKIETIIERFEKNVKIESPRDADIIKITARSKNPKEAALIANTFADAYYERNLMMSRNESRSVRKFLEEQLADKRKQLDQAENQLESYMKSAGVVALDEESKKLIEQLSNLESARGEAIVDISAAKKKLDSYLEQIKQIEPEFVKVATEALDPYIKYLQEEIAKLEVTRDQIIAQNPKVGSQEVLNKSLREIDEQLASLRKKLQEKIAEFLKTGFASSGSPGTQTYDPTGFVKELKQKILLTEIELSAYEARKKEIEKLIEQLNRKFETIPAKLIDYARLERARMSAEKLYLLIEEKYQEAMIAEQSQFGYVQIIDYATPGVRPVSPKVHLNLILSIIIGLGLGVGIVFVKEYFDRSVKTPEQLEKRGFTVLSAIPVIEIEAKLDGKQLRKDEGRNIAAHLITHLSPKSPVAEAYRVMRTGIQFAKLDKKIKSIVVASSAPKEGKSTTASNLAITMATAGLKTVLVDTDLRRPVLHRVFNVPREPGLTDYLFDRADVQEIFKQTEVENLYLVPCGVVPPNPAELLGSEKMKEFVEYLKLNYDFVVFDTPPLVAVTDALILASQVDSVLLVASAGKTEIDVLEKAREMVQRVGGNVIGVLLNNFDASATYGTYYRYYRYYRYYDYYGADRDKSRG; the protein is encoded by the coding sequence ATGGAGAAAATAGGTACAAACGGACAAACTTTTTTTCAAGAAGAGGAAACAATTAATTTATATGAGGTAATTCAAGTTCTTTACAGAGGGAAATGGCTTATCATACTTATTTTTATTCTTGTTGTGCTTGCGACGGCAATTTTCACATTTATGCAAGATCCAATTTATGAGTCAACCGCTGTCATTTTGATAGAGAAGGGGAAAAAGGGGCTTGGTTTAGCGCAAGCGTTTGATATAACAGGATTTTCTGAACAGAGGAACATAAAAAATGAGATAGAAATACTCAAGAGCCGTTCGCTTGCCGAAGCTGTGGCAAAGAAATTAATTGAAAGGGTTTATGTTGAACCTGAGAAAAAAAGTGATACGATACTTGTCATCCTCCCGTCAAGAAAGGAATTAAAAGAGGGGATAAAGCCGTTTGCGAAGATTGAAACGATAATTGAGAGGTTTGAAAAGAATGTGAAAATTGAGTCCCCACGCGATGCGGACATCATAAAAATTACAGCGAGGAGCAAAAATCCCAAAGAGGCGGCTCTTATTGCGAATACATTCGCGGATGCTTATTATGAAAGAAACCTTATGATGAGCAGGAATGAATCAAGAAGTGTGAGAAAATTTCTTGAGGAACAACTCGCCGATAAAAGAAAGCAACTTGACCAGGCGGAGAATCAACTTGAAAGTTATATGAAATCAGCCGGTGTTGTCGCCCTTGATGAGGAATCAAAAAAACTTATAGAGCAGCTCTCAAATCTTGAATCAGCCAGAGGTGAAGCAATTGTTGATATCTCAGCGGCAAAGAAAAAACTTGACTCATACCTTGAGCAAATAAAGCAAATTGAGCCGGAATTTGTCAAAGTTGCAACCGAAGCTCTTGACCCGTATATAAAATATCTTCAAGAGGAAATTGCAAAGCTTGAGGTCACTCGCGATCAAATCATAGCTCAAAATCCGAAGGTTGGGAGCCAAGAGGTTTTGAACAAAAGCTTGAGGGAAATAGATGAACAACTTGCTTCACTTAGGAAAAAACTTCAGGAAAAAATAGCAGAGTTTTTGAAAACAGGCTTTGCAAGTTCGGGTAGCCCGGGAACTCAAACATATGACCCAACTGGATTTGTAAAAGAGTTAAAGCAAAAAATTTTATTGACGGAGATTGAGCTTTCCGCTTACGAGGCGAGAAAAAAGGAAATTGAAAAACTGATTGAGCAGTTAAATAGGAAGTTTGAGACGATCCCAGCGAAATTGATTGATTACGCACGACTTGAAAGGGCGAGGATGAGCGCTGAAAAACTTTATCTTCTAATTGAGGAAAAATATCAAGAGGCGATGATAGCCGAGCAGTCGCAGTTTGGATATGTTCAGATAATTGACTATGCAACGCCAGGTGTAAGACCGGTCAGTCCGAAAGTTCATTTGAACCTTATCCTAAGCATAATCATAGGACTTGGGCTTGGTGTTGGAATCGTTTTCGTGAAGGAATACTTTGATAGAAGTGTTAAAACCCCAGAGCAACTTGAAAAGCGAGGTTTCACTGTCCTGTCCGCAATACCTGTCATTGAAATTGAAGCAAAACTTGACGGCAAACAACTTAGAAAAGATGAAGGAAGAAATATCGCAGCACATCTAATCACCCACCTTAGCCCAAAGTCACCTGTAGCTGAGGCATACAGAGTTATGCGAACCGGAATTCAGTTTGCGAAGCTTGATAAAAAAATTAAGTCAATAGTCGTTGCAAGTAGCGCTCCTAAGGAAGGGAAATCAACCACGGCATCAAACCTTGCCATCACGATGGCTACAGCTGGATTAAAAACAGTACTTGTTGATACTGACCTTAGAAGACCTGTTTTGCATCGTGTCTTCAATGTTCCAAGGGAACCAGGCTTGACAGATTATCTTTTTGACAGAGCTGATGTTCAAGAAATTTTCAAACAAACGGAAGTTGAAAATCTTTACCTTGTCCCTTGTGGTGTTGTCCCACCAAATCCAGCTGAACTTCTTGGCTCCGAGAAGATGAAGGAATTCGTTGAATATCTGAAGTTAAATTATGACTTTGTCGTCTTTGATACGCCACCGCTTGTTGCTGTCACCGATGCGCTAATACTTGCAAGCCAAGTTGATAGTGTCTTACTTGTCGCCTCGGCTGGAAAAACAGAAATTGATGTCCTTGAAAAAGCTAGAGAAATGGTCCAACGCGTCGGTGGTAATGTTATAGGCGTTCTTTTAAATAACTTTGACGCAAGCGCAACATACGGCACCTATTACAGATACTATCGCTACTATCGTTATTATGACTATTACGGGGCGGATAGAGATAAAAGTAGGGGATGA
- the murA gene encoding UDP-N-acetylglucosamine 1-carboxyvinyltransferase, giving the protein MEKFVIIGGKKLSGEVEISGAKNSVLALMPATLLASGTYKIYNTPDLRDVKTMSQVLIEIGVNVNFENHILTINTENVSKYEAPYELVKKMRASIYVLGPLVGRFGYAKVSLPGGCAWGPRPVDLHIEGIKKLGAEVELDSGYIVARAKKLHGAKIHFDKPSVGATGNVMMASVLAKGITLIENAAKEPEIVQLGEFLISMGAKITGLGTDTIEIEGVDELKPADVTTIPDRIEAGTFLIAGAITGGKVKIKKCNPKHFEAVLLKLEDAGCYLNVGDDFVEIEAPDEIKPVDVTTAVYPGFPTDMQAQWIALMSIANGTSVVTETIFYDRFKHVPELVRLGADIEVNENVAIVRGVRKLKGAKVMSTDLRASASLILAGLVAEGKTEVLRIYHIDRGYERIEEKLQRLGAQIWREKTDEY; this is encoded by the coding sequence ATGGAGAAATTTGTCATCATCGGAGGGAAAAAACTCAGTGGAGAGGTTGAGATAAGCGGTGCAAAAAATTCAGTTCTGGCTTTGATGCCTGCAACTTTGCTCGCAAGTGGAACTTATAAAATTTACAATACCCCTGATCTAAGAGATGTCAAGACGATGTCGCAAGTTTTAATTGAAATTGGGGTTAATGTTAATTTTGAAAATCACATCTTGACGATCAATACCGAAAATGTTTCAAAGTATGAAGCTCCTTATGAGCTTGTCAAAAAGATGCGAGCATCAATTTATGTCCTTGGACCTTTGGTAGGTAGATTTGGTTATGCGAAGGTTTCCTTGCCCGGGGGTTGTGCTTGGGGACCAAGGCCTGTTGACCTTCATATTGAGGGGATAAAGAAACTCGGAGCTGAAGTTGAACTTGATTCCGGTTACATAGTTGCGAGGGCGAAAAAACTTCATGGTGCTAAAATTCATTTTGATAAGCCAAGCGTTGGAGCGACGGGAAATGTTATGATGGCATCTGTCCTTGCTAAAGGGATTACATTGATTGAGAACGCGGCGAAAGAACCGGAAATAGTTCAACTTGGCGAGTTTCTGATTTCAATGGGAGCTAAAATTACCGGGCTTGGGACGGATACAATTGAGATTGAAGGGGTTGATGAACTTAAGCCAGCGGATGTCACGACAATTCCAGACAGGATTGAAGCGGGGACTTTTCTTATCGCCGGAGCGATAACGGGAGGTAAAGTTAAAATTAAAAAATGTAACCCCAAACATTTTGAGGCAGTGCTCCTTAAACTTGAAGATGCTGGATGTTATCTAAATGTTGGAGATGATTTTGTTGAGATAGAAGCGCCCGACGAGATAAAGCCGGTTGATGTCACAACCGCGGTTTATCCTGGTTTTCCAACGGATATGCAGGCACAATGGATTGCGCTTATGTCAATTGCAAATGGGACATCGGTTGTAACGGAGACGATTTTTTATGACAGGTTCAAGCATGTACCAGAGCTTGTGCGACTTGGTGCGGATATAGAAGTAAATGAAAATGTGGCGATAGTTCGCGGAGTGCGAAAGCTTAAAGGCGCAAAGGTTATGTCAACAGATCTAAGGGCGAGCGCCTCGTTGATACTCGCAGGACTTGTTGCAGAGGGGAAAACCGAGGTTTTGAGAATTTATCACATTGACCGTGGATATGAAAGGATTGAGGAAAAATTGCAACGCCTCGGGGCGCAAATTTGGCGTGAGAAAACAGATGAGTACTAA
- a CDS encoding SH3 domain-containing C40 family peptidase, translating into MRKLVLFLFLISMTLKAQSQYDQIISEISNKYIPDKRTGVFEIFIQEVDGKIVVKGETTNISAKESLINALVKFEKQIIDSVLILPSPDLKGKIFGIISVSVANMRAKPSHQSELVNQVLLGSTVKILKRSGYWYLVQTEPPENYIGWIEEGGLAIKDKTEFESWQSKKKIIFTDYFGFVYSQKDKNSTPVSDLALGNLLTVENEDKNWFFVTLPDGRKGYVEKSKAMNYDEWKRRVNFNEVNLINTAKKFVGFPYLWGGTSVRGFDCSGFTKIVFKLNGFELPRDADQQAQLGVEVNPGENFENLKPGDLLFFGQKAEDGKPEKITHVGIYIGNKEFIHCSGKVSIDSFDPKAPNFNEYRFKTFVKAKRLVKN; encoded by the coding sequence ATGCGAAAACTTGTCTTGTTCCTCTTTCTAATCTCAATGACACTCAAAGCTCAATCCCAATACGATCAAATCATCTCCGAAATTTCAAACAAGTACATACCCGACAAGAGAACGGGGGTATTTGAAATTTTCATCCAAGAGGTTGACGGGAAAATCGTTGTAAAAGGCGAAACCACGAACATATCGGCGAAGGAATCATTGATAAACGCTTTGGTAAAATTTGAAAAGCAAATAATTGACAGCGTCCTGATTTTGCCTTCACCAGATCTAAAAGGTAAAATTTTCGGCATCATTTCAGTTAGTGTTGCTAATATGAGGGCGAAACCCTCTCATCAATCTGAACTTGTAAATCAAGTTCTTTTAGGTAGCACTGTCAAAATTTTAAAACGCAGTGGCTATTGGTATCTCGTTCAAACTGAACCACCCGAAAATTACATCGGCTGGATTGAAGAGGGCGGTTTAGCAATCAAAGATAAAACTGAATTTGAAAGTTGGCAAAGTAAAAAGAAGATAATTTTCACGGACTATTTCGGATTCGTCTACTCGCAAAAGGATAAAAACTCAACACCAGTGAGTGACCTCGCTCTTGGGAATCTACTCACAGTTGAAAACGAGGACAAAAATTGGTTTTTCGTCACACTGCCAGACGGAAGAAAAGGATATGTTGAGAAATCCAAAGCGATGAACTATGATGAATGGAAAAGAAGAGTTAATTTCAATGAGGTCAATTTAATTAACACAGCAAAAAAATTTGTCGGTTTCCCTTATCTTTGGGGTGGAACAAGTGTAAGAGGTTTTGATTGTTCAGGGTTCACAAAAATCGTCTTCAAATTGAATGGATTTGAACTTCCAAGGGATGCTGATCAACAAGCACAACTTGGAGTTGAAGTTAACCCCGGGGAAAATTTTGAAAATTTAAAACCCGGCGATCTTCTCTTCTTCGGGCAAAAAGCTGAGGATGGCAAACCAGAGAAGATAACCCATGTAGGGATTTACATCGGGAATAAAGAGTTCATCCATTGCTCTGGGAAGGTGAGCATTGATAGTTTTGACCCGAAGGCGCCAAATTTCAACGAATATAGATTTAAAACTTTCGTCAAGGCGAAACGACTTGTAAAAAATTAA
- the flhF gene encoding flagellar biosynthesis protein FlhF: MKFKKFVAPTLKEATEMMKKELGGNAIIIGTRRIRQPGLFGFFKPELIEIVGAVEEEIPQERSKVNSTVELLKKMTQEIETRRKLTGDEIPNFDRTIERYDYSQIKNELEEVKQALNEITEHLKYKGANQFPSNLRKVFMNLIEKEVEEELANKIVRSVLLKLSGDELRDEKRVEGEVINIISEIVKFSKPIKPLRKKTFTLAFVGPTGVGKTTTVAKLAAIYKIFENARVALISADTYRIAGIEQLQTFANIAGIPMDVAYTPEDMARLVRKHQDKDLILIDTVGRNQKQGEQISELAKFIKGADPDEVHLVLSATSSYKNMIDVYNRFKVLLPNRLIFSKVDEAVSLGHILNIAYRTKIPLSYITTGQTVPDDIAVAEPKVIANLIYKEVLI, encoded by the coding sequence ATGAAATTTAAAAAGTTTGTCGCCCCAACCCTGAAAGAGGCAACTGAAATGATGAAAAAAGAGCTTGGGGGAAACGCAATCATCATTGGAACAAGAAGGATAAGGCAACCGGGTTTATTTGGATTTTTCAAGCCAGAGCTGATAGAAATCGTCGGAGCTGTAGAGGAAGAAATACCGCAGGAAAGGTCAAAAGTTAATAGCACGGTTGAGCTTTTGAAAAAGATGACGCAGGAAATTGAAACGCGGAGAAAATTAACGGGTGATGAGATTCCTAACTTTGACAGAACGATTGAAAGGTATGACTATAGCCAAATAAAAAACGAACTTGAGGAGGTAAAACAAGCTTTAAATGAAATAACGGAGCATTTGAAATATAAAGGAGCAAATCAATTCCCGTCAAACTTGAGAAAAGTTTTTATGAATTTGATTGAAAAGGAAGTTGAAGAGGAACTTGCAAATAAAATTGTTAGGTCTGTGCTTTTAAAATTAAGCGGGGATGAATTAAGAGATGAGAAAAGGGTTGAAGGTGAAGTTATAAATATCATCTCAGAGATTGTTAAATTTTCAAAGCCGATAAAACCATTGAGGAAAAAAACTTTTACACTTGCCTTTGTAGGTCCAACAGGGGTTGGTAAGACGACAACTGTAGCAAAGCTCGCGGCAATTTACAAGATATTTGAAAATGCAAGGGTTGCGTTGATCTCTGCCGATACTTATAGAATTGCTGGAATTGAACAGCTTCAGACATTTGCGAACATAGCTGGAATCCCAATGGATGTTGCATATACACCCGAGGATATGGCGCGACTTGTGAGAAAACATCAAGATAAGGATTTAATTTTGATCGACACGGTTGGGAGAAATCAAAAACAGGGGGAGCAAATTTCAGAGCTTGCAAAATTTATAAAAGGTGCGGACCCAGACGAGGTTCATCTTGTTTTGAGCGCAACATCAAGTTATAAAAATATGATTGATGTTTACAACAGGTTCAAAGTGCTTTTGCCGAACAGATTGATATTTTCAAAGGTTGACGAAGCAGTTTCACTTGGTCACATACTTAACATCGCTTATCGGACGAAGATCCCGCTTTCCTATATAACGACTGGTCAAACAGTCCCAGATGATATAGCTGTTGCTGAGCCAAAAGTTATAGCAAACTTAATTTACAAGGAAGTTCTCATATGA